A stretch of Cupriavidus sp. D39 DNA encodes these proteins:
- a CDS encoding transposase: MTLWSHWLAAVAELRPACSRARTFLWMLLTLVGLCCRSDNAGVTSFVRLLNFGDAAYHRFLHLFHSDALDLDVLTACWSRLCLKLFQPFEIGSRVVLLADGIKAPKEGKRMPGVKLLHQQSASNTKPEYIMGHSLQAISLLVHSAAGQVAAVPLTSRIHEGLVFSNRDSSTLLDKLVKLLKRVATDMDRQVLLVADAYYASAKVIAPLLAAGHHLISRAKSNAVAYLPAAQPERRGKGRPAIYGSKVRLKDLASDEGAFTSAPSPVYGDSNVTLRYRALNLMWRPVGRLVRFVIVHHPQRGTIFLLCTDLTLEPLQILSLYGYRFKIELGFRQAVHVLGAYAYHFWMAGMKPLRRGSGDQYLHRESQEYRDGVRRKMRAFHAYVQLGAVAQGLLLHLAINHTAKVWHGFWSWLRTMNVAMPPSELVVANALRSGLPTFFATCSSVPGLTKILDKYRRQDGPLHDWPPMQRAA; this comes from the coding sequence ATGACTCTTTGGTCCCACTGGCTCGCCGCCGTTGCTGAGCTTCGCCCCGCCTGTTCTCGTGCACGAACGTTTCTCTGGATGCTGCTTACTCTGGTCGGTCTTTGCTGTCGCAGCGACAATGCAGGGGTCACCAGCTTTGTGCGTCTACTCAACTTCGGCGATGCGGCATATCACCGCTTTCTGCACCTGTTTCATAGCGACGCTTTGGACTTGGATGTGCTGACTGCTTGCTGGTCGCGCCTGTGCCTCAAGCTGTTTCAGCCGTTCGAGATCGGCTCGCGCGTGGTTCTGCTTGCCGACGGCATCAAGGCACCCAAGGAGGGCAAACGCATGCCGGGCGTGAAGTTGTTACATCAGCAGTCGGCTTCGAACACCAAGCCCGAGTACATCATGGGTCATTCGCTACAGGCGATATCTTTGTTGGTGCACTCCGCAGCGGGGCAAGTGGCAGCAGTGCCGCTGACCTCGCGCATTCACGAAGGGCTGGTGTTCTCCAATCGTGACTCGTCCACGCTGCTTGATAAGTTGGTGAAATTGCTCAAGCGTGTGGCCACTGACATGGATCGCCAGGTGCTGCTTGTTGCCGATGCATATTACGCCAGCGCCAAGGTTATTGCCCCTCTTTTGGCAGCTGGGCATCACCTGATTTCGCGCGCCAAAAGCAATGCGGTAGCCTATCTGCCTGCTGCTCAGCCTGAGCGACGAGGCAAGGGACGCCCTGCCATCTATGGGAGCAAGGTGCGCCTCAAGGACCTGGCCAGCGACGAAGGCGCCTTCACCAGCGCACCAAGTCCAGTCTACGGCGACAGCAACGTGACGCTGCGGTATCGCGCGCTGAATTTGATGTGGCGACCCGTTGGCCGGTTGGTGCGTTTCGTGATCGTTCACCATCCCCAGCGAGGCACAATTTTCCTGCTCTGTACCGACTTGACACTTGAACCATTGCAGATTCTGTCGCTTTACGGCTACCGTTTCAAAATCGAATTGGGGTTTCGTCAAGCGGTGCATGTGCTGGGTGCATATGCCTATCACTTTTGGATGGCCGGCATGAAGCCGCTGCGCCGCGGCAGTGGCGACCAGTATCTGCACCGAGAATCACAAGAGTACCGCGATGGCGTGCGCCGAAAGATGCGCGCCTTCCATGCCTATGTGCAGCTCGGCGCCGTCGCACAGGGACTCCTGCTGCACCTGGCCATAAACCACACAGCGAAGGTTTGGCATGGATTTTGGAGTTGGCTGCGCACCATGAATGTCGCGATGCCTCCATCGGAACTGGTCGTGGCAAACGCCCTGCGCTCAGGCCTGCCAACATTTTTCGCGACTTGCAGTTCGGTACCAGGCCTCACGAAAATCCTCGACAAATATAGGCGCCAAGACGGTCCCCTCCACGATTGGCCACCCATGCAGCGGGCAGCGTAG
- a CDS encoding DUF6788 family protein, which yields MSTRREATLEKQIEKTKQQLVEIGDMRPGTLSTQYNVCGKAGCRCKATPPQKHGPYYQVSYTRKGKSGSKFVKKEDLPEVRRQLKNFERMKILLDRWIDLSMELSTLRLAKTGD from the coding sequence ATGAGCACTCGTCGCGAAGCAACGTTGGAAAAGCAGATAGAGAAGACCAAACAACAATTGGTCGAGATAGGCGACATGCGTCCGGGCACACTGTCAACGCAGTACAACGTATGCGGCAAAGCGGGGTGCCGTTGCAAGGCAACGCCGCCGCAAAAGCATGGTCCCTATTACCAGGTCAGCTATACGCGCAAGGGGAAGAGCGGCAGCAAATTCGTGAAGAAGGAGGATTTGCCAGAGGTGCGCCGTCAACTGAAAAACTTTGAGCGCATGAAGATCCTGTTGGATCGCTGGATCGACCTATCGATGGAGTTGTCAACTTTGCGGCTGGCCAAAACCGGGGACTGA
- a CDS encoding group II intron maturase-specific domain-containing protein, producing MDQVRRLTQRCVPLRTRELIDRLNPILRGWGHYYKRSHVRKLFNRLDRWIVRRLWSHRLKRWRNTGWKVLPTARLYGEFGLVNLVQLIPSIASQHAASS from the coding sequence ATGGATCAGGTGCGTCGTCTCACACAGCGGTGCGTCCCGCTTCGAACGCGGGAACTGATTGATCGTCTCAATCCCATCTTGCGGGGCTGGGGGCACTACTACAAGCGCTCTCACGTCCGAAAGCTCTTCAACCGACTCGACCGATGGATCGTGCGGCGATTATGGTCGCACCGACTAAAACGCTGGCGCAATACGGGCTGGAAAGTATTGCCCACGGCTCGGCTGTACGGGGAGTTCGGGTTGGTGAACCTTGTGCAATTGATACCTTCTATTGCTTCTCAGCATGCTGCATCTTCGTGA
- a CDS encoding DUF6884 domain-containing protein yields the protein MYETFRAHVRADAQPQVIILSAQHGFIQPDAEIAPYDARMTADRAEIMVSDLSTAMAGAVWPDQVGPVFLAGGMHYRRVMRAAVERLARQVGAGSAPTIMETSGGIGMQRSQLGQYLDGLGNELSEEIGHFPNGLPYFRRAGPFTVGERVIHAYRHLPGIAPRWATIRALFQGPSGLTAEADVEEGTGNRAHIASRWIALTNLQPSQ from the coding sequence ATGTATGAAACGTTTCGCGCGCACGTGCGAGCCGATGCGCAGCCCCAGGTCATCATTCTCTCGGCACAGCATGGCTTTATCCAGCCGGACGCGGAGATTGCCCCCTACGATGCCCGTATGACTGCGGATCGCGCGGAGATCATGGTCTCGGACCTGTCGACCGCGATGGCCGGTGCGGTGTGGCCCGACCAGGTCGGCCCGGTCTTTCTCGCCGGCGGCATGCACTACCGTCGGGTGATGCGTGCGGCCGTGGAGCGATTGGCGCGTCAGGTCGGTGCTGGCAGCGCACCGACGATCATGGAAACCAGCGGCGGCATCGGGATGCAGCGCTCCCAGCTCGGCCAGTATCTGGACGGCCTAGGCAATGAACTCTCCGAAGAGATCGGGCACTTTCCCAACGGGCTGCCCTATTTCCGCCGCGCTGGGCCGTTCACGGTGGGCGAGCGCGTCATTCACGCCTACCGACACCTGCCTGGCATTGCGCCCCGTTGGGCAACCATCCGGGCCCTTTTCCAAGGACCGAGTGGCCTGACCGCCGAAGCCGATGTCGAGGAAGGAACGGGAAACCGCGCGCACATTGCTTCCCGTTGGATTGCCCTGACGAATCTCCAGCCGAGCCAATGA